The genomic interval CGAGTTGTCATCGGCCACATCGACCGACATCAACTTGCCTTACATCACGGCCGATGCTTCGGGTCCTAAGCACTTGAACATCAAGCTCAACCGCGCCAAGTTGGAACAACTGGTGGACGAGTTGGTCGAGCGCACCATCGCCCCTTGCCGCATGGCCATCAAAGATGCCGGCGTGTCGGTGAGCGACATCGACGACGTGATCTTGGTCGGCGGTATGAGCCGTATGCCTAAGGTGCAAGAGAAGGTCAAAGAGTTCTTCGGTCAAGAGCCACGTCGTGACGTGAACCCTGACGAAGCTGTGGCCGTGGGCGCTGCGATTCAAGGTCAAGTGTTGTCTGGCGACCGTACCGACGTGCTGTTGCTCGACGTGACGCCTCTGTCTTTGGGCATCGAAACCCTGGGCGGCGTGATGACCAAGATGATCGCCAAGAACACGACCATCCCCACGAAGTTTGCACAAACCTTCTCGACCGCTGACGACAACCAACCTGCCGTGACCATCAAGGTCTACCAAGGTGAGCGCGAAATGGCGTCTGGCAACAAGAGCTTGGGCGAGTTCAACCTCGAAGGCATTGCACCTGCGGCTCGCGGTACACCACAAATTGAAGTGTCATTTGACATTGACGCCAACGGCATCTTGCACGTGGGCGCCAAGGACAAAGCCACGGGCAAAGAAAACAAGATCACGATCAAGGCCAACTCTGGCTTGTCAGAAGACGAGATTCAACAAATGGTGAAAGACGCCGAGTTGAACGCCGCCGAAGACAAGAAGAAGCTCGAAATCGTGCAATCGCGCAACCAAGCAGACGCCGCTGTTCACAGCGTGAAGAAGAGCTTGGGCGAGCACGGCGACAAGCTCGACGCTGGCGAAAAAGAAGCCATCGAAGCTGCCATCAAAGCAGTGGAAGAAGCATTGAAAGGCGAAGCCAAAGCCGACATCGATGCCAAGACCGAAGCGTTGATGACTGCCTCACAAAAGCTGGGCGAAAAAGTCTACGCTGACATGCAAGCAGCCCAAGCTGCTGCTGGCGGCGCAGAAGGCGCAAGCAGCGCTGGCGCTGCGGGCCACCAAGCCAAACCAGCCGACGACAATGTGGTCGACGCTGAAGTGAAAGAAGTCAAAAAGGGCTAAACCCTTTTCTCACCTCTGAGCTGACCTCGCCGCGTTTCGCCTGAAAAGGTGAACACGCGGCGAAGTCTTGATGAAGCCCCACAAAAAACGGCACTGCCAACCATGTCCAAACGCGATTTTTATGAAGTGCTCGGCGTCGCCAAAGGCGCGAGCGACGACGAGATCAAAAAGGCTTATCGCAAACTCGCGATGAAGCACCACCCCGACCGCAACCAAGGCGACAAAGCCAAGGAAGCCGAGGCGCAGTTCAAAGAGGTCAAAGAGGCCTACGAGATGCTGTCAGACCCCGAAAAGCGTGCGGCCTATGACCAGTACGGCCATGCAGGTGTGGACCCGAATATGCGCGGCGGCCCCGGCGGTCCTGGCGGCTTTGGTGGTGCGGGTTTTGGTGAAGCCTTTGGCGATATCTTTGGCGACATCTTTGGTCAACAACGTCGCGGCCCCGCTGGCCGTCAGGTTTACCGTGGCAACGACCTCAGCTATGCCATGGAAATCACGCTGGAAGAAGCAGCCAACGGCAAAGACGCACAACTGAAGATTCCTGGTTGGGACGAATGCGAAACCTGTGACGGCACAGGTGCCAAGCCCGGTACCTCGGTCAAAACCTGTACCACCTGCCACGGCAGCGGTCAGGTGCAAATGCGTCAAGGTTTTTTCAGCGTGCAGCAAACCTGTCCGCATTGCCGCGGCTCCGGCAAGATCATTCCCGACCCGTGCAATATGTGTCACGGCCAAGGCAAGATCAAGAAGCAAAAAACACTGGAAGTCAAAATCCCAGCGGGCATTGACGACGGCATGCGCATTCGCAGCACTGGCAACGGCGAGCCTGGTACCAACGGTGGCCCTCCCGGTGATTTGTTCATCGAGATTCGCGTCAAGAAGCACGACATCTTCGAGCGTGATGGCGACGACCTGCACTGCTCGGTGCCGATCAGCATCACCACCGCGGCCTTGGGTGGCGAAATTCGCGTGCCCACACTGGCAGGCGAAGCGGCCATTGACATCCCAGAAGGCACACAAAGCGACAAGCAGTTCCGCTTGCGTGGCAAGGGCTTGAAGGGCATCCGCTCCAGCTTCCCTGGTGACTTGTATTGCCACATCTCTGTGGAAACACCAGTCAAGCTCACCGAGCACCAGCGCAAGCTGCTCAAAGAGTTAGACGAGTCGCTGAAAAAAGGCGGCGCCAAGCATTCACCCGCCGAGGGTGGCTGGGCGGACAAACTCAAGCGTTTTTTCAACTAATCCTCACAAGCGAAGTGTCTTCACTTAAAGAGGGGATACTTCGCCCATGAGCGTCAACATCACATTTTTGGGCGGCACCGGCACAGTCACCGGTTCCAAGTATTTGGTTCAGCACGACGGCAAGCAACTGCTGATCGACTGCGGTTTGTTTCAGGGCTACAAGCAGCTGCGCTTGCGTAACTGGAACCCCTTGCCCATCGCAGCCGCTGACATAGATGCCGTGCTTTTGACGCACGCGCATTTAGACCACAGTGGCTATTTGCCATTGCTGCACCGCCAAGGCTTTCGCGGCCGTGTGCATGCAACGCCTGCCACCTGCGATTTGTGCGCCATCTTGCTGCCCGACAGCGGGCACATCCAAGAAGAAGATGCCGCATTCTTGAACCGCCATGGCTATTCCAAGCACACGCCCGCCCTGCCCCTGTATAGCAAGCACGATGCCATCGTCAGCCTGAATTTGCTGCACTCGGAGGTCATTGGCAAAACCTTTTCGCCCATCCCGGGGT from Limnohabitans curvus carries:
- the dnaK gene encoding molecular chaperone DnaK, which codes for MGRIIGIDLGTTNSCVAIMEGNTTKVIENAEGARTTPSIIAYQEDGEILVGASAKRQAVTNPRNTLYAVKRLIGRKFAEKEVQKDIDLMPYTIAKADNGDAWVEVRGNKLAPPQISAEILRKMKKTAEDYLGEEVTEAVITVPAYFNDAQRQATKDAGRIAGLDVKRIINEPTAAALAFGLDKTEKGDRKIAVYDLGGGTFDVSIIEIADVDGEKQFEVLSTNGDTFLGGEDFDQRIIDFIITEFKKESGVDLSKDVLALQRLKEAAEKAKIELSSATSTDINLPYITADASGPKHLNIKLNRAKLEQLVDELVERTIAPCRMAIKDAGVSVSDIDDVILVGGMSRMPKVQEKVKEFFGQEPRRDVNPDEAVAVGAAIQGQVLSGDRTDVLLLDVTPLSLGIETLGGVMTKMIAKNTTIPTKFAQTFSTADDNQPAVTIKVYQGEREMASGNKSLGEFNLEGIAPAARGTPQIEVSFDIDANGILHVGAKDKATGKENKITIKANSGLSEDEIQQMVKDAELNAAEDKKKLEIVQSRNQADAAVHSVKKSLGEHGDKLDAGEKEAIEAAIKAVEEALKGEAKADIDAKTEALMTASQKLGEKVYADMQAAQAAAGGAEGASSAGAAGHQAKPADDNVVDAEVKEVKKG
- the dnaJ gene encoding molecular chaperone DnaJ is translated as MSKRDFYEVLGVAKGASDDEIKKAYRKLAMKHHPDRNQGDKAKEAEAQFKEVKEAYEMLSDPEKRAAYDQYGHAGVDPNMRGGPGGPGGFGGAGFGEAFGDIFGDIFGQQRRGPAGRQVYRGNDLSYAMEITLEEAANGKDAQLKIPGWDECETCDGTGAKPGTSVKTCTTCHGSGQVQMRQGFFSVQQTCPHCRGSGKIIPDPCNMCHGQGKIKKQKTLEVKIPAGIDDGMRIRSTGNGEPGTNGGPPGDLFIEIRVKKHDIFERDGDDLHCSVPISITTAALGGEIRVPTLAGEAAIDIPEGTQSDKQFRLRGKGLKGIRSSFPGDLYCHISVETPVKLTEHQRKLLKELDESLKKGGAKHSPAEGGWADKLKRFFN